The Sphaerospermopsis torques-reginae ITEP-024 genome has a window encoding:
- a CDS encoding shikimate kinase gives MSNLLRGVNLYLIGMMGVGKTTVGRLLAQELGYGFIDTDDVIVKAAGKSINDIFTDEGEAAFRQLESDVLAQVCAYTKLTIATGGGIVLRQENWSYLHHGLIVWLDCSVETIFHRLLEDTTRPLLQDSNPESKLRSLLEQRQPLYSQADLHITITQEQTPEQIVASILAAIPSVLKTQDVQHQN, from the coding sequence ATGAGTAATTTATTAAGAGGAGTCAACCTGTATTTAATTGGGATGATGGGTGTTGGTAAAACCACAGTTGGGCGGTTACTGGCTCAGGAATTGGGTTATGGTTTTATAGATACTGATGATGTCATAGTTAAAGCTGCTGGTAAGTCCATTAATGATATATTTACTGATGAAGGTGAAGCGGCGTTTCGGCAGTTGGAAAGTGATGTGTTAGCTCAGGTTTGTGCTTATACTAAATTAACTATAGCTACTGGTGGGGGTATTGTCCTGCGACAAGAAAACTGGAGTTATCTACATCATGGGTTGATAGTTTGGTTAGATTGCAGCGTGGAAACAATTTTTCACAGGTTGTTAGAAGACACTACAAGACCACTTTTACAAGATTCTAATCCTGAAAGTAAATTGCGATCGCTCCTTGAACAACGTCAACCGCTTTACTCCCAAGCTGACTTACATATTACCATCACCCAGGAGCAAACCCCAGAACAAATTGTGGCAAGCATACTAGCAGCAATACCTAGTGTTCTCAAAACTCAAGATGTTCAACATCAAAATTGA
- a CDS encoding LapA family protein: MAGTRVILLVVVLGGLTLLLVQNFSPALPLVFLGMRTQPLPLALWILFSIAAGGVTSFLITTLFKFTNYFTPQASASKSTTTAPRVKTSAREETIPQPSSPRRSVDETDYTTSNEFDDWETDPNQGDDWDFAEPAQTPRPKTYPNQQARKNVSQSDSVYSYSSQSPKNTGVGKTESIYDADYRVIIPPYQPPTTDQSDDDWGFFEDEEEDFDDNNERPR; encoded by the coding sequence ATGGCTGGAACTCGTGTAATTTTATTGGTAGTGGTGCTGGGGGGACTAACACTATTGTTAGTTCAAAATTTTTCTCCTGCCCTCCCCTTAGTATTTTTGGGGATGCGGACTCAACCATTACCACTGGCTTTATGGATTTTATTTAGCATTGCTGCTGGTGGTGTAACATCTTTCTTAATTACCACCTTGTTTAAATTTACTAATTATTTTACTCCACAGGCATCGGCATCCAAATCAACGACAACAGCACCCCGTGTTAAAACCAGTGCCAGGGAAGAAACTATACCACAACCTAGCAGTCCACGCAGGTCAGTTGATGAAACAGATTACACTACCAGTAACGAATTTGATGATTGGGAAACAGATCCCAATCAAGGTGATGATTGGGATTTTGCAGAACCAGCACAGACACCAAGGCCGAAAACCTACCCAAATCAGCAAGCTCGGAAAAATGTATCTCAGTCTGATTCTGTTTACTCCTACAGTTCTCAATCACCGAAAAATACTGGTGTAGGAAAAACCGAATCAATTTATGATGCTGATTACCGAGTAATTATCCCTCCTTATCAACCCCCAACTACTGATCAAAGTGATGATGATTGGGGTTTTTTTGAAGATGAAGAGGAAGATTTTGATGATAACAATGAACGCCCTCGCTAG
- a CDS encoding flavin prenyltransferase UbiX, with product MSNNSKPLILGVSGASGLIYAIRALKFLLEAEYKIELVASKSTYMVWQAEQNIRMPADPEAQEQFWRNQAGVTLSGQLRCHPWSDVGAGIASGSFKTLGMIIIPCSMSTVAKLAVGLSSDLLERAADVQIKEGRKLVIVPRETPFSLIHLRNLTTLAETGVRVVPAIPAWYHNPQTVEDLVDFVVARALDQLDIDCIPIQRWEGHL from the coding sequence GTGTCCAATAACAGTAAACCACTTATTTTAGGCGTATCAGGTGCATCCGGACTGATTTACGCCATTCGCGCTCTTAAATTTCTTTTAGAAGCTGAGTATAAAATTGAACTTGTTGCATCCAAATCAACTTACATGGTTTGGCAAGCAGAGCAAAATATCCGAATGCCAGCAGATCCCGAAGCACAAGAGCAATTTTGGCGAAATCAAGCCGGAGTAACCCTATCTGGTCAACTACGCTGTCATCCTTGGAGTGATGTTGGCGCTGGTATTGCTAGTGGTTCGTTCAAAACTTTGGGGATGATCATTATCCCCTGTAGCATGAGTACAGTAGCTAAACTAGCAGTGGGTTTAAGTTCAGACTTACTAGAACGGGCAGCAGATGTACAGATCAAAGAAGGGCGTAAACTGGTGATTGTTCCCAGAGAAACGCCTTTTAGCCTGATTCACCTGCGGAACTTAACAACCTTGGCAGAAACAGGAGTGAGAGTTGTTCCCGCCATTCCCGCCTGGTATCACAACCCCCAAACAGTTGAAGATTTAGTTGATTTTGTCGTAGCCCGTGCTTTAGATCAACTAGATATTGATTGTATTCCCATTCAACGCTGGGAAGGTCATCTTTAA
- a CDS encoding ribonuclease R family protein — MEFSIATLLANFTDDKLVARKVLEKKLGCENEDSLEKLHIALEVLEKIGLLVKERGKYRRVSEEGLIEAKLRCSSKGFCFAIQDVEASEDIYIRESHLSNAWNGDRVLVRVLKEGSRRRSPEGEVKLILERSNHTLLARIKQVEGGFRAVPLDDRLLFELKLLTNGINLEAAIDHLAHVEVLRYPLAQYPPLGRVVQILGSDAEAAADIDLVTCKHDLSRTFTENVLDAAAKLPKKLLKADLKDRVDLRDLFTLTIEGVNGDDRVVENAFSLEKNPGEAWRLIVHITDLSDFIQADEILDREALKRGRSVYLGDLILPMLPDAVRECCSLIPDSDRLALSFVITIDPQLGEVIEWEIQPSVINVDTAVSKEQAEAILNGESTKASVESREILRDLAILARAVKQARLSRGSLQLNLPPSQNPYHDEGNMGAVVPHDSSVRSLLTEFVLMVNELMADHLSALGVPAIWRVQGTPDSEDVQEMLKLAINLGVELTLDPELEIQPLDYQQLTGIFAESPSEQVLTYLLQDTLKPAMYSTTKGSHFGLALPQYIHISSPLRRYPDLLMQRVYHALLEYGRDRRNTRVKERVNLRHSSSHLEINWNVLPPELQQELQSDLNRVLVQINDREKEVQEAEADLAGLQKAQLMKQRIGQVFPGVITGVQSYGFFVEIEVPATESEIGSQLSTPLRVEGLVHVSSLKDDWYEYRARQQALFGRKNRASYRLGDRVSVQVKSVDYYRQQIDLVTVGADGMVKGSGISVANEDGTDIYLPNHIKSFDLDPYSEDE; from the coding sequence ATGGAATTTTCAATCGCTACACTTCTTGCCAATTTTACTGATGATAAATTGGTAGCTCGGAAGGTTTTGGAAAAAAAACTAGGTTGTGAAAATGAAGATAGTTTGGAAAAACTTCACATTGCCTTGGAGGTGCTGGAAAAAATTGGATTGTTAGTCAAAGAACGGGGTAAGTATCGTCGTGTATCAGAAGAGGGGCTAATTGAAGCGAAACTCCGCTGTTCTAGTAAGGGGTTTTGTTTTGCAATTCAGGATGTGGAAGCCTCAGAGGATATTTATATCCGGGAAAGCCATCTCAGTAATGCCTGGAATGGCGATCGCGTTTTGGTGAGAGTCCTAAAAGAAGGTAGTCGTCGCCGTTCTCCTGAAGGTGAGGTAAAGTTGATTCTGGAGCGTTCTAATCACACTTTACTAGCACGGATTAAGCAAGTAGAAGGGGGTTTCCGTGCTGTACCTTTGGATGATCGTTTGCTGTTTGAATTGAAACTGCTCACCAATGGCATTAACTTAGAAGCAGCTATCGACCACCTAGCTCATGTGGAAGTCCTGCGTTATCCCTTAGCTCAGTATCCACCCTTGGGGCGGGTGGTACAAATTCTGGGGAGCGATGCTGAAGCCGCTGCTGATATAGACTTGGTAACGTGCAAACACGATTTGTCTCGGACTTTTACAGAAAATGTCTTGGATGCAGCCGCTAAATTACCTAAAAAGCTGTTGAAAGCAGATTTAAAAGATCGCGTAGATTTACGGGATTTGTTTACTCTGACGATAGAAGGGGTAAACGGTGACGATAGAGTAGTAGAAAATGCTTTTAGCTTGGAGAAAAACCCTGGTGAAGCCTGGCGGTTAATTGTTCATATCACTGATTTATCTGACTTTATTCAGGCTGACGAGATATTAGACCGAGAAGCACTCAAGCGGGGCAGGTCAGTGTATCTCGGAGATTTAATTTTGCCGATGTTACCTGATGCGGTACGGGAATGTTGTTCATTAATACCGGACAGCGATCGCCTAGCTCTCTCCTTTGTCATCACCATTGATCCCCAGTTGGGAGAAGTGATCGAGTGGGAAATTCAACCGAGTGTGATCAATGTCGATACGGCTGTAAGCAAAGAGCAAGCGGAAGCAATACTCAATGGTGAATCAACAAAAGCATCTGTTGAAAGTAGAGAGATATTACGTGATTTGGCAATTTTAGCCAGAGCAGTCAAACAAGCTCGGTTATCTCGCGGTAGCTTGCAGTTGAATCTACCACCTAGTCAAAATCCTTATCATGATGAAGGTAATATGGGGGCGGTAGTACCTCATGACTCATCAGTGCGATCGCTCTTAACAGAGTTTGTACTGATGGTAAATGAACTAATGGCAGATCACCTCAGCGCCTTGGGAGTTCCCGCTATTTGGCGAGTTCAAGGTACACCGGATTCAGAAGATGTCCAAGAAATGCTGAAACTGGCAATTAATTTAGGTGTGGAATTAACTCTTGATCCAGAGTTAGAAATTCAACCCCTAGATTATCAGCAATTAACCGGTATTTTCGCTGAATCACCATCTGAGCAAGTTCTCACCTACCTGCTGCAAGATACTCTCAAACCTGCTATGTACAGCACCACCAAAGGATCTCACTTTGGTTTAGCACTACCACAGTATATTCACATAAGCTCACCCTTGCGGCGTTACCCAGACTTACTCATGCAAAGGGTATATCATGCCTTATTGGAATATGGGCGCGATCGCCGCAACACCCGTGTTAAAGAGCGTGTTAACCTGCGTCACTCTTCTTCTCATTTGGAAATTAACTGGAACGTTCTCCCACCAGAACTACAACAAGAACTACAAAGCGATTTAAATAGAGTCCTTGTCCAGATTAATGACCGAGAAAAAGAAGTTCAAGAAGCTGAAGCCGATTTAGCTGGACTACAAAAAGCCCAACTGATGAAACAGCGCATCGGTCAAGTTTTTCCCGGTGTGATTACAGGCGTTCAATCCTACGGTTTCTTTGTAGAAATCGAAGTTCCAGCTACAGAGTCAGAAATAGGCTCTCAACTGAGTACACCTTTGCGGGTAGAAGGATTAGTTCACGTCAGTTCACTGAAAGATGATTGGTATGAATATCGAGCTAGACAACAAGCACTATTTGGGCGAAAAAATCGCGCTTCCTATAGATTAGGCGATCGCGTCTCCGTACAAGTCAAAAGTGTAGACTACTACCGTCAACAAATTGATTTAGTCACAGTTGGCGCTGATGGTATGGTCAAAGGATCAGGAATAAGTGTGGCTAATGAAGATGGCACAGATATTTACTTACCAAATCACATCAAATCTTTTGATTTAGATCCCTACAGTGAAGATGAATGA
- a CDS encoding efflux RND transporter permease subunit produces the protein MHSVNNSKSAREILNISRWAIKFSWLTVCFWIGVTVAGILAFSSLKYALFPDITFPVVVINAQAPLTSALDTEEKLTKPIEESLKSLAGLENIRSSSYPGQTAVSLLFTVGTNLETSTENTTTALKGLKLPAGANYKIIPLNLNESSVISYAIESESRSLDDLQKLADEKIVPAIAKLPGVLKVSLLGAPPKSPPLNATNATAALPQGAGNLVRFNGQDVLAFQVVKRGDANTLEVVSRVEQEIQNLRSTLKDVKLTLAATQAEYIRQATKSTIDALIEAIILAIVVIFPFLWSWRATLISALAIPTSLLATFIVMAFFGFNLETITLLALALVIGSVIDDAIIDVENILRHIEDGQSPREAAHSATDEIGLTVVATTATAVAVFLPIGLMGGVVGQFFKPFGITVSASYIASTLVARTLSPVLSIYWLKPVKKNSHNKELNHEGRKEHEEKKVSEGSWVGLANIGVYFTQAYRNLLAWSLNHRKIVIALAVLSFVAGIALTPFIPKGFIPKLDRGEFNITYTAPLPKIHDLEALQQLRSRGAGQQGGNNFPVPSPQSPVPSPQSPIPIPNPLNDSLEVAKKLEAEVRKYPDVETVFTTVGSRGGEPNKGTLYVKLKKDRTIKTAELQDQLRQSLPKLPGVSTSVEDIQFVDTGGEKPLQIALRGNDLKTLHEAAEKIKDRITKIPGFADVTVTGENNTPGQVLQIERLNQERVAYISANLGQDLTLGNATDKIVAEAQDILPAGVTIDLGGDSARQNEVLNSFISTLILSALCIIVVLMLLFKSWVDPLVIGASLPLAVVGAMLALLLTKSDFGMISLIGFVFLLGLANKNAILLVDYINQLRLSGLERTEAILKAGPVRLRPIMITTVSTLLGMLPIALGFGAGSELRSPMAVAIAGGLITSTILSLIVVPVVYAILDDWFPRKKFAVNR, from the coding sequence GTGCATAGTGTTAATAACTCAAAATCCGCACGCGAAATTTTGAATATCTCCAGATGGGCAATTAAATTTTCGTGGTTGACGGTGTGTTTTTGGATCGGGGTGACAGTAGCGGGTATTTTAGCTTTCAGTTCCCTCAAATACGCCCTATTCCCTGATATAACTTTTCCCGTGGTGGTGATAAATGCTCAAGCACCACTAACTTCGGCTTTAGATACAGAAGAAAAGTTAACTAAACCAATAGAAGAAAGCCTCAAATCCTTGGCAGGTCTGGAAAATATCCGTTCTTCCAGCTATCCGGGGCAAACTGCTGTAAGCTTGCTGTTTACAGTGGGTACAAATTTAGAAACTTCTACGGAAAATACTACAACTGCACTCAAGGGTTTAAAATTGCCGGCAGGAGCTAATTATAAGATTATTCCTTTAAACCTGAATGAGTCATCAGTCATTAGTTATGCTATTGAAAGCGAGTCCAGAAGTTTGGATGATTTGCAGAAATTGGCAGATGAGAAAATTGTACCTGCGATCGCCAAATTACCAGGAGTTCTCAAAGTCTCACTGCTCGGCGCTCCACCAAAATCACCTCCTCTCAATGCTACCAATGCCACTGCGGCTTTACCTCAAGGAGCAGGAAATTTAGTTAGATTTAATGGTCAAGATGTACTAGCTTTTCAAGTCGTTAAACGTGGTGATGCTAACACTTTAGAAGTTGTCAGTCGTGTAGAACAGGAAATACAAAACCTGCGCTCTACTTTAAAAGATGTCAAACTCACCCTAGCTGCTACCCAAGCAGAATATATCCGCCAAGCTACCAAGTCAACTATAGATGCGTTGATAGAAGCGATCATTTTGGCAATTGTCGTCATTTTCCCATTTTTATGGAGTTGGCGAGCGACTTTAATTTCTGCTTTGGCTATTCCCACATCTTTGTTAGCAACGTTTATTGTCATGGCCTTTTTTGGCTTTAACCTGGAAACTATTACGTTGTTAGCTTTGGCTTTGGTTATTGGTAGTGTGATTGATGATGCCATTATTGATGTGGAAAACATTTTACGGCACATTGAAGACGGGCAAAGTCCCCGTGAAGCTGCACACTCAGCTACCGATGAAATTGGTTTAACAGTAGTTGCTACTACTGCTACTGCTGTGGCGGTTTTCTTACCTATTGGTTTGATGGGTGGAGTCGTTGGGCAGTTTTTCAAGCCTTTTGGGATTACTGTTTCGGCTTCTTATATTGCTTCTACATTGGTGGCGCGAACTTTATCACCAGTTTTATCTATTTATTGGCTCAAACCAGTTAAGAAAAATTCCCATAACAAAGAATTGAACCACGAAGGGCGCAAAGAACACGAAGAAAAGAAGGTTTCAGAGGGTTCTTGGGTGGGTTTAGCAAATATTGGGGTTTATTTTACTCAAGCTTATCGCAATTTATTAGCTTGGTCTTTGAATCACCGAAAAATAGTTATTGCTTTAGCTGTTCTCAGTTTTGTTGCTGGTATTGCGCTGACTCCATTTATTCCCAAGGGTTTTATTCCTAAGTTAGATCGGGGTGAATTTAATATTACTTATACTGCACCTTTGCCGAAAATCCATGATTTAGAAGCGTTACAGCAGTTAAGAAGCAGGGGAGCAGGACAGCAAGGGGGAAATAATTTCCCAGTCCCCAGTCCCCAGTCTCCAGTCCCCAGTCCCCAGTCCCCAATACCTATTCCTAACCCTCTCAATGATTCTTTGGAGGTGGCGAAAAAACTGGAAGCGGAGGTGAGAAAATACCCAGATGTGGAAACTGTGTTTACTACGGTTGGTTCTCGTGGAGGTGAACCAAATAAGGGTACTCTCTATGTGAAACTGAAAAAAGACCGCACAATTAAAACCGCAGAATTACAAGATCAGTTGCGGCAAAGTTTGCCTAAACTTCCTGGTGTGTCTACCAGTGTGGAAGATATTCAATTTGTGGATACTGGTGGAGAAAAACCTTTACAAATAGCACTTCGCGGTAATGATCTGAAAACTCTCCATGAAGCGGCTGAAAAAATTAAGGACCGCATTACTAAAATTCCTGGTTTTGCAGATGTGACGGTGACAGGTGAAAATAATACTCCAGGTCAGGTTTTGCAAATTGAACGACTGAACCAAGAACGGGTAGCTTATATCAGTGCTAACTTGGGTCAGGATTTAACTTTGGGTAATGCTACAGATAAAATTGTGGCGGAAGCTCAAGATATTTTACCTGCTGGTGTGACTATAGATTTAGGTGGAGATTCTGCTCGACAAAATGAAGTTTTAAATAGTTTTATTTCGACTTTGATTTTATCGGCGTTGTGTATTATCGTCGTGTTGATGTTACTGTTCAAAAGTTGGGTAGATCCTTTGGTGATTGGTGCTTCTTTACCTTTAGCTGTGGTGGGAGCAATGTTAGCTTTACTCTTGACTAAGAGTGATTTTGGCATGATTTCTTTGATTGGTTTTGTATTTTTGTTAGGACTTGCTAATAAAAATGCCATTTTGTTGGTAGATTACATTAATCAATTACGTCTCTCAGGTTTGGAACGCACGGAAGCTATTCTTAAAGCTGGTCCTGTGAGACTCAGACCGATTATGATTACTACTGTTTCTACTCTGTTGGGGATGTTACCTATCGCTTTAGGTTTTGGTGCGGGTTCTGAGTTGCGATCGCCTATGGCCGTTGCTATTGCTGGTGGTTTGATAACTTCTACTATTCTCAGTTTAATTGTTGTTCCTGTTGTCTATGCTATTTTAGATGATTGGTTTCCCAGAAAGAAGTTTGCAGTAAATAGGTGA
- a CDS encoding class I SAM-dependent DNA methyltransferase has product MKNEDRQRVEIFLRKWKGSQGNERANYQSFFLELCDALTVERPAPKGSIPGDRYCFDKDIKIFNKDGETTNFADFYKEGHFLIEAKQGGNANKRGTAKRGTKTYDIAMEKAFYQAQSYTPFLPSKPPFLITCDIGSHFEIWMSFSGNYGGYGAREKINLDQLLDEKVFNRFVAIFNDPQSLNPEKYRARVTREVADTLAKLAKWLEQQGHQPQEVANFLMRCIFTMFAEDVKLLKGDVFTKALKERWLVEPKTFKTQIERLWKVMNTGGEFNFDEIPQFNGSFFADATAFDLPKEQLEVLYEAANKDWTEVEPAIFGTLLERALDSKERKSLGAHYTPRSYVERLVRPVVIEPLREEWLLVESEVDRFLTLKEKQQKPTKAQIEKAEKEIRSFLEKLQQIRILDPACGSGNFLYVTLDLLKTLEQEVQMRLLDVLGKVTTNLLEEFDPRLAGRKQVNPSQFLGIEINPRAAAIAELVIWIGYLQWHFKRYGSTPPPEPILQDFHNIEFRDAVLDYDGKELDIDTKTGKVKTRWGGKMIKHPVTGEDVPDASDQIPIYRYLNPRPAIWPDADYIVSNPPFIGKLYMIENLGEGYVKTMRNTYKNEVPDSCDYVMYWWYKAAKLTATQKINRFGFVTTNSITQTFNRRVISDALTSTQPIHLIFAIPDHPWVDTQDSASVRIAMTSAASGNGIGKLSLVTLEKINPMDGIAEIETITSHGLIQSDIRIGIDIVGAFSLKSNYGLAGMGVMLGNRGFLVDDSSELENNHPCLRSIINGNDVLKIPRNLQVIDFFNLSIAEAQKQAPKAFQQILLKVKPERDTNNRKTRKDNWWLFGENMPKTRQAIAGLDRYIVTVETSKHRVFIFVDSQVLAEHKLVVIGLSDAYYLGVLSSYIHVIWALASGSQRGVTPVYPKSICFDKFPFPNPTPEQKQKIRELGERLDSHRKRVQTQHPEITITGMYNLLEKLRKGETFTAADKAYNNKALVSTLKQIHDELDNAVFDAYGWQDLKDNQKTKAEIEEIILERLVALNAERAEEERHGIIRWLRPEYQAPKEVTQQVLTEVMETEETVIIPSEQKTFPKQPKDQLATIRDLLRTNTSEWTVEQIAAQFKNGGKYKNAIAENVERLEWFGILICRETGATKRWQYVEI; this is encoded by the coding sequence ATGAAAAATGAAGATCGTCAACGAGTAGAAATATTCCTCAGAAAGTGGAAAGGTTCGCAGGGTAACGAAAGAGCAAATTATCAGAGTTTCTTTTTAGAACTTTGTGATGCTCTGACGGTAGAACGTCCAGCACCTAAAGGAAGTATACCAGGCGATCGCTATTGTTTTGACAAAGACATCAAGATATTTAACAAAGATGGAGAAACTACCAACTTTGCAGACTTCTACAAAGAAGGACATTTTTTAATAGAAGCTAAACAAGGGGGAAATGCAAATAAACGGGGTACTGCTAAACGCGGAACAAAAACCTATGATATAGCGATGGAAAAAGCGTTTTATCAAGCTCAAAGTTATACACCTTTTCTACCAAGTAAACCACCCTTTTTAATTACCTGTGATATTGGTTCACATTTTGAAATTTGGATGAGTTTTAGTGGTAATTATGGTGGTTATGGTGCGCGGGAAAAAATTAATCTTGATCAGCTTTTAGATGAGAAAGTATTTAATCGTTTTGTTGCTATATTTAATGATCCGCAAAGTTTAAACCCGGAAAAATATCGAGCGCGGGTAACAAGAGAAGTTGCGGATACCTTAGCTAAATTAGCGAAATGGTTAGAACAACAAGGACACCAACCGCAAGAAGTCGCAAATTTCCTGATGCGCTGCATTTTTACCATGTTTGCAGAAGATGTGAAATTATTGAAAGGGGATGTTTTTACTAAAGCTTTAAAAGAACGTTGGTTGGTTGAACCCAAGACATTTAAAACCCAGATTGAAAGACTGTGGAAAGTCATGAATACTGGGGGAGAATTTAACTTTGATGAAATCCCCCAATTTAATGGTAGCTTTTTTGCTGATGCGACAGCTTTTGATTTACCAAAAGAGCAATTAGAGGTTTTATATGAAGCTGCAAATAAAGATTGGACAGAGGTAGAACCGGCGATTTTTGGGACATTATTAGAAAGAGCTTTAGATAGTAAAGAACGTAAAAGTTTAGGAGCGCATTACACACCCCGATCCTATGTTGAACGGTTGGTGCGTCCGGTGGTAATAGAACCTTTAAGAGAAGAATGGTTATTAGTTGAATCTGAGGTTGATCGGTTTTTAACGCTCAAGGAAAAACAGCAAAAACCGACAAAAGCACAAATAGAAAAAGCTGAAAAAGAGATTAGGTCATTTTTAGAGAAATTACAACAAATTCGCATTCTTGATCCTGCTTGTGGTTCGGGTAACTTTTTGTATGTGACGTTAGACTTGCTGAAAACATTGGAACAAGAAGTACAGATGCGGTTGCTGGATGTTTTGGGAAAGGTGACAACGAATTTATTAGAGGAATTTGATCCGCGTTTAGCAGGAAGAAAACAGGTAAACCCCTCACAATTTTTAGGGATTGAAATTAATCCTAGAGCGGCCGCTATTGCAGAGTTAGTAATTTGGATTGGTTATTTACAATGGCATTTTAAACGCTATGGAAGTACACCACCACCAGAACCGATTTTACAGGATTTTCATAATATTGAATTTCGGGATGCGGTGTTAGATTATGATGGGAAGGAGTTAGATATTGATACTAAAACGGGTAAGGTGAAAACTCGTTGGGGTGGAAAAATGATCAAGCATCCTGTGACGGGTGAAGATGTTCCAGATGCGAGTGATCAAATTCCTATTTATCGTTATCTTAATCCTCGTCCTGCTATATGGCCAGATGCAGATTATATTGTTTCTAATCCTCCTTTTATTGGTAAATTATATATGATTGAAAATTTAGGAGAAGGTTATGTAAAAACTATGCGTAATACTTATAAAAATGAAGTTCCAGATAGCTGTGATTATGTTATGTATTGGTGGTATAAGGCTGCAAAATTAACCGCTACCCAAAAAATTAACAGATTTGGTTTTGTTACCACTAATAGTATTACACAAACATTCAATCGGAGAGTAATTAGTGATGCTCTTACCTCAACACAACCAATTCATTTAATATTTGCAATTCCAGATCATCCTTGGGTTGATACTCAAGATTCTGCATCTGTAAGAATTGCAATGACATCAGCAGCTTCAGGAAATGGAATTGGCAAATTATCTTTAGTAACATTAGAGAAAATTAACCCGATGGATGGTATAGCTGAAATTGAAACTATTACCAGTCATGGTTTAATTCAATCAGATATAAGAATTGGTATAGATATTGTTGGAGCTTTTTCATTAAAGTCTAACTATGGCCTTGCGGGGATGGGTGTCATGTTAGGAAATCGGGGGTTTTTAGTTGATGATAGTTCTGAATTAGAAAATAATCACCCATGCTTACGCTCTATAATTAATGGCAATGATGTACTCAAAATTCCTCGAAATTTACAAGTCATAGACTTTTTTAATCTCAGTATAGCTGAAGCACAAAAGCAAGCTCCTAAAGCTTTTCAACAAATATTGTTAAAAGTCAAACCAGAACGAGATACGAATAATCGTAAAACAAGAAAAGATAATTGGTGGTTGTTTGGGGAAAATATGCCTAAAACTCGTCAAGCTATAGCAGGTTTAGACCGTTATATTGTAACTGTAGAAACTTCAAAACATCGTGTTTTTATTTTTGTAGATAGTCAGGTTTTAGCAGAACATAAGTTAGTTGTCATTGGATTAAGTGATGCTTATTATTTGGGTGTTTTATCTAGCTATATTCATGTAATTTGGGCTTTAGCGTCTGGTTCTCAGCGTGGAGTAACTCCTGTTTATCCAAAATCTATTTGCTTTGATAAATTCCCTTTCCCAAATCCTACACCAGAACAGAAACAGAAAATCCGAGAATTAGGAGAAAGATTAGACTCCCACCGTAAACGAGTACAAACACAACATCCCGAAATCACAATTACCGGAATGTATAACCTGCTAGAAAAACTCCGCAAAGGTGAAACATTTACCGCAGCAGATAAAGCATATAACAATAAAGCCTTAGTTTCCACCCTCAAACAAATTCATGATGAATTAGATAACGCGGTTTTTGATGCTTATGGATGGCAAGATTTAAAAGATAATCAAAAAACAAAAGCCGAAATTGAAGAAATAATTTTAGAAAGGTTAGTTGCGCTCAATGCTGAACGTGCAGAAGAAGAACGTCATGGTATAATTCGCTGGTTGCGTCCTGAATATCAAGCACCAAAGGAAGTTACTCAACAGGTACTAACGGAAGTTATGGAAACAGAAGAAACTGTGATTATTCCCAGCGAACAAAAAACATTTCCCAAACAACCAAAAGACCAACTTGCAACTATCCGCGACTTACTCCGCACCAATACCAGCGAGTGGACAGTGGAACAAATTGCTGCTCAATTTAAAAATGGTGGAAAATACAAAAATGCCATTGCTGAAAATGTGGAAAGATTAGAATGGTTTGGGATTTTAATCTGTAGAGAAACCGGAGCAACCAAACGCTGGCAATATGTGGAAATATAG